One window of the Natrinema sp. HArc-T2 genome contains the following:
- a CDS encoding Lrp/AsnC family transcriptional regulator, producing MVDAYAMLDTAAGTADDVCQSLHDTEGIVEVHAIAGDFDVIVELTGDDPRDLLETVTDTIRPLEGVGTTRTYVCID from the coding sequence ATGGTCGACGCGTATGCGATGCTCGATACCGCGGCTGGAACCGCCGACGACGTCTGTCAGTCACTGCACGATACAGAGGGTATCGTCGAGGTCCACGCCATCGCGGGCGACTTCGACGTTATCGTCGAGTTGACGGGCGATGACCCCCGCGATCTCCTCGAGACGGTCACCGACACGATTCGACCGCTCGAGGGCGTCGGGACGACGCGAACGTATGTCTGTATCGACTGA
- a CDS encoding DUF91 domain-containing protein: MIDDAIRVLAGDCTVIAENDDRQEYRGRVTTIVKPDNTVLVHDIDGYQPVAWLTRADSVSSDRRDGFTLVAKKDTQTLRIAAHDQDGFAHYPSSAAGTPVGTCPDCGGTLVRSSGVHCVGCGDRYGVPADATIRDDQCDCDCGLPKMRVERGLAFNVCLDRSCESLDAAVTEAFDREWSCPEPGCDGDLRILRRGGLIAGCEHYPDCDTGFAVPAGVVDGECGCGLPTFETTSGIRCLDATCERALEGTVATEPAADD, translated from the coding sequence ATGATCGACGATGCGATCCGCGTTCTCGCGGGTGACTGTACCGTTATCGCCGAAAACGACGACCGCCAGGAGTACCGCGGCCGGGTGACGACGATCGTCAAACCCGACAACACCGTTCTCGTCCACGACATTGACGGCTACCAGCCTGTCGCGTGGCTGACCCGCGCCGACAGCGTCTCGAGCGATCGCCGCGACGGCTTCACGCTCGTCGCGAAAAAGGACACCCAGACGCTGCGGATCGCTGCCCACGACCAGGACGGCTTTGCCCACTACCCGTCGTCGGCAGCCGGCACACCCGTCGGGACGTGTCCCGACTGTGGCGGTACACTCGTGCGCTCGAGCGGGGTCCACTGTGTGGGCTGTGGCGACCGGTACGGCGTGCCAGCCGACGCGACGATCCGCGACGACCAGTGTGATTGTGACTGTGGGCTCCCGAAGATGCGCGTCGAGCGCGGCCTGGCCTTTAACGTCTGTCTCGACCGGAGTTGTGAATCCCTCGACGCGGCAGTCACGGAAGCGTTCGACCGCGAGTGGTCGTGTCCGGAACCGGGTTGTGACGGTGACCTCCGGATCCTCCGGCGTGGCGGTCTCATCGCTGGCTGTGAGCACTATCCGGACTGTGACACCGGCTTTGCCGTTCCCGCCGGCGTCGTCGACGGCGAGTGTGGCTGTGGGCTGCCCACCTTCGAGACCACGAGCGGTATTCGGTGTCTCGATGCGACCTGTGAGCGTGCGCTCGAGGGGACGGTCGCGACCGAGCCCGCGGCTGACGACTGA
- the endA gene encoding tRNA-intron lyase — protein MTLEGRFEDGVVRVGGDARQRYHDSRGYGYPLEGNEIALAPVEAAHLLYRGDLEAVVAESGERLSFREFVAREPGENFDVRFLVYADLRSRGFYLSPATEPWVPNPPGGATDFAVFPRGKGPRDGEIEYALRVIGERTDVPASELQAGVLAVVDEESEITYFEVDRRDPTGTSGTDAAFPDNCEADLLADRVVVWEPPLDLYERTFYGQPLEGREYDEPTLQCSLLEAAYLAERGAIDLEPATVRERGREVEGERFDRRLTVYTALRERGVVPKTGYKFGADFRTYADVESVENLGHSELLVRVHPADYVFEPRDLALDVRLAHGVRKTMVFALVGDNVDDSDGIEWWSLERLTP, from the coding sequence ATGACACTCGAGGGGCGGTTCGAGGACGGCGTCGTCCGCGTCGGCGGCGACGCACGTCAGCGGTATCACGATTCGCGGGGGTATGGCTATCCACTCGAGGGCAACGAGATCGCTCTCGCACCCGTCGAGGCGGCCCACCTGCTGTATCGGGGCGACCTCGAGGCGGTGGTCGCCGAGAGCGGCGAGCGACTCTCCTTTCGGGAGTTCGTCGCACGTGAGCCCGGTGAGAACTTCGACGTGCGGTTTCTGGTCTATGCGGATCTGCGCTCGCGTGGGTTTTACCTCTCGCCGGCCACCGAACCGTGGGTGCCGAACCCGCCCGGCGGCGCGACCGACTTCGCGGTCTTCCCGCGTGGGAAAGGCCCTCGCGACGGCGAGATCGAATACGCCCTGCGAGTCATCGGCGAGCGAACCGACGTTCCCGCCAGCGAACTTCAGGCGGGCGTGCTGGCGGTCGTCGACGAAGAAAGCGAGATCACCTACTTCGAGGTCGACCGTCGCGATCCAACCGGGACCTCCGGCACCGACGCCGCGTTTCCCGACAATTGTGAAGCCGACTTGCTTGCTGACCGGGTCGTCGTCTGGGAGCCACCACTCGACCTCTACGAGCGGACGTTCTACGGCCAGCCGCTCGAGGGTCGGGAGTACGACGAGCCGACGCTGCAGTGTTCGCTGCTCGAGGCAGCCTACCTCGCCGAACGTGGGGCCATCGACCTCGAGCCGGCGACGGTCCGCGAGCGGGGTCGTGAGGTCGAGGGTGAGCGGTTTGACCGACGGCTGACCGTCTACACGGCCCTGCGTGAGCGCGGTGTCGTCCCCAAGACGGGCTACAAGTTCGGTGCAGACTTCCGGACCTACGCCGACGTGGAGTCGGTCGAAAACCTGGGTCACTCCGAGTTGCTCGTACGGGTGCATCCAGCCGACTACGTCTTCGAGCCCCGCGATCTGGCACTGGACGTGCGGCTTGCCCACGGCGTCCGGAAGACGATGGTGTTCGCGCTGGTCGGTGACAATGTCGATGACAGCGACGGCATCGAGTGGTGGTCGCTCGAGCGATTGACACCATAG
- a CDS encoding tryptophan--tRNA ligase translates to MTGDDPLEESESGEPLTDGGAAGADDVALDPWGSSSVSDYRKLFEEFGIEEFDEVLEEVPNPHYLMRRGVIFGHRDYRPVAEALQNDEPAAVLSGFMPTGDPHIGHKLVFDEIIWHQQQGADAYALIADLEANSARGMSWDEIDEHARDYLLSLLALGFDPEEGTLYRQSENRDLQDLAFELGAEANFSELQAIYGFDGETDVSHMQSVVTQMADILYPQLEEPKPTVIPVGPDQDPHVRLARDLAERMRFFKVSEAYASFELEPAERDLVVEFYERLEPADFDDDMLRCVHVAEALEETPLSELGVGADVLDSVLTKLNEAGMEPIRPRTRFFDRRATDEAFDALIDAVEGEKRVYENHVDAFEIDLAEAEELARQVEVDTGGYGFQPPSSIYHRFMTGLTGGKMSSSIPASHISLLDDPEDGYDKVKAATTGGRETADEQREKGGKADECPVYELYAYLLSGDDDEFAKRVYDECVGGERLCGDCKEQAAQLMREFLEEHQEKRDEVEELLEDVDIELESPRRR, encoded by the coding sequence ATGACCGGAGACGACCCACTCGAGGAGTCCGAGTCAGGGGAACCGCTGACCGATGGAGGGGCCGCTGGAGCCGATGATGTTGCGCTGGACCCCTGGGGATCCTCGAGCGTCTCCGACTACCGCAAACTCTTCGAGGAGTTCGGCATCGAGGAGTTCGACGAAGTACTCGAGGAAGTACCCAATCCGCACTACCTGATGCGCCGGGGTGTCATCTTCGGCCACCGGGACTATCGCCCAGTCGCTGAGGCGCTACAAAACGACGAGCCCGCAGCCGTCCTCTCGGGCTTTATGCCGACCGGCGACCCCCATATCGGCCACAAGCTGGTCTTCGACGAGATCATCTGGCATCAGCAACAGGGAGCCGACGCCTACGCCCTGATCGCCGACCTCGAGGCCAATTCGGCCCGCGGGATGAGCTGGGACGAGATCGACGAGCACGCGCGCGATTATCTGCTCTCCCTGCTCGCGCTCGGCTTCGACCCCGAGGAGGGCACACTCTACCGCCAGTCGGAAAACCGCGACCTCCAGGATCTGGCGTTCGAACTCGGCGCGGAGGCTAACTTCTCGGAGCTGCAGGCGATCTACGGCTTCGACGGCGAGACCGACGTTTCGCACATGCAATCGGTCGTCACCCAGATGGCCGACATCCTCTATCCGCAACTCGAGGAGCCCAAACCCACGGTTATCCCCGTCGGCCCCGACCAGGACCCCCACGTCCGGCTGGCCCGTGACCTGGCCGAACGGATGCGCTTTTTCAAGGTGAGCGAGGCCTACGCCAGCTTCGAACTCGAGCCCGCCGAGCGGGACCTGGTCGTCGAGTTCTACGAGCGACTCGAGCCTGCCGACTTCGACGACGACATGCTTCGGTGTGTCCACGTCGCCGAGGCGCTCGAGGAGACGCCGCTGTCGGAGCTCGGCGTCGGTGCCGACGTCCTCGATTCGGTGTTGACGAAGCTGAACGAGGCTGGCATGGAGCCGATCCGACCGCGCACGCGCTTTTTCGACCGGCGGGCGACCGACGAGGCGTTCGACGCACTCATCGACGCCGTCGAGGGCGAAAAGCGGGTCTACGAGAACCACGTCGACGCCTTCGAGATCGATCTCGCCGAGGCCGAGGAACTCGCCCGCCAGGTCGAAGTCGACACCGGTGGCTACGGCTTCCAGCCACCGTCGTCGATCTACCACCGCTTCATGACCGGGCTGACCGGCGGGAAGATGTCCTCTTCGATCCCCGCGAGCCACATCTCACTGCTGGACGACCCCGAAGACGGCTACGACAAGGTGAAGGCGGCGACGACTGGGGGCCGCGAGACCGCCGACGAACAGCGCGAGAAAGGCGGGAAGGCCGACGAGTGTCCGGTCTACGAACTCTACGCCTACCTGCTGTCCGGCGACGACGATGAGTTCGCCAAGCGCGTCTACGACGAGTGTGTCGGCGGTGAACGCCTCTGTGGCGACTGCAAGGAACAGGCGGCGCAGTTGATGCGAGAGTTCCTCGAGGAACACCAGGAGAAACGTGACGAAGTCGAGGAGTTGCTCGAGGACGTCGACATCGAACTCGAGTCACCGCGTCGTCGCTGA